The Mugil cephalus isolate CIBA_MC_2020 chromosome 11, CIBA_Mcephalus_1.1, whole genome shotgun sequence genome includes a window with the following:
- the dop1a gene encoding protein dopey-1 isoform X4, translating into MTGPRSTRQSNPEEHASHYFNTFSKDMLVQAMVGILQGKARGGEEESILMHDLKPFRILISLLDKPELGPAILEDVLIEVFRTLHTQCRTELDLQNQSPFSKDHTQLSSKLRENKKTAELIKTANLLFNSFEPYYMWDYIARWFEECCRRTVNGSTRAARHAGSSDPPELSLVEFCQLVDFLLDIVSLPTRSMRVICQETYIEIQTEHLPQLLLRMVAALTCHLQALGLGELTHCLRLCSKILSKVQPPLVSPLALPPGPQAQGLSNSTGNSSKSAKDKSRDTEDKRTPEVPGNGEVFEEGENPPSGRSSESGFTDFVQYQEDGPEETERVPHPHHALKTGRRSSGPGQTKPLDKPVMQCCLEHFQQFLSRLITLYIVPGNLDKAQGQRGEVVHAGLLVSEGPQHSDHAESCTESGIVQRECVAAFTAACQLFLECSSFPVYIAEGNLKSSPAQEEQSGSELVRLPVWLQTLMDACCLACDFSLQGVAISLVMDLVGLAQSVAMVTAESVASGGGSESAQPMSPSQGRVAVVIRPPLTQGILKYIADKTDFFKSVALILWDQLSERTPQHHQRSVELFYQLHNLVPSSSICEDVISQQLMHRDKRIHLEAHVKFSVLWHLTRDLNITKSSPFTRTFDRSLFIMLDSLSYWDPCTSAVGRAWLNQVLQRHDIARVLEPLLLLLLHPKTHRVSIQRVQAQRHWAQAFPDPSEQEPSEPMYTRDSGFSDNYSLIQGERVGQGELRGLAVGEMEPFCLTVNPLSDSLSILSLSSENLQLAGEYQPADDQQVEPQSSESSGSHSSTVENGSFEETEGVNSTVNSSDRPPGYSDDTSEDSVEEVVSCVMKELVDRVLTLVDEASLEVSSPPENWADTDSTSSDTSTGPRLDPDPPPSSNHQTLPEMLAGGTLEFFSVTPADMSADEQHKDGITRHSSSPSIVTLPDSSDPATPDHNLQVDDSQARKRSHSSTQLSLKGKIMERLADKSPGAKPKTKKAKRKQEERQRKAAIQADKLRPPSIFFGDSLDLENWYSCGEGEVSEIESDVGSPVGGSGGAVGGVGVTGRRLSSAPPRFNIHPLYQHVLLYLQLYDSSRALHALSAIAAMLRATPSGFVSAISTTSINNTYTPQLSLLQNLLARHRVSVMGKDFYCPIPQDSHSHSFRSAMYLEIIISLCLYFLRSYYSSHVSAGSQDLAGNRAMQLTSVEVLTLLFTELAKVTGGSAKGFASFISDVLSKCKVQKVVLHCLLSSIFSAQKWHEQRVAGVNVAAVEEGLSEDSVIDLSEDQIDSCSAVQSQLLRLLQSLVVLEHRVLVPAEEGVEGGPVGGAAGGGGTGGGTGAGFEILGAEVEHVNPQQPMTSLQYLHGQPITAQGMFLCAVIRALHQHHACKMHPQWIGLITSTLPYMGRVLRRVVASVTLQLCRNLDNLLQQYRYEIGMTDTRPQWMALCIPPDLILTVLEGVTAIIHYCLLDPTSQYHQLQVSVDQKHLAEARSGILSILHTIMSSVTLLWSVLHQADNSDRPAAASAASTSNINLGSTKNLRQQILELLGPISMNHGAHFMAAIAYVWNERKQVKTPVRNKVIPVASEEQLLLVELVRSVSAMRTETVIQTVKEVLKQPPAIAKDKKHLSLEVCMLQFFYAYVQRIPVSSLVDSWPSLLALLKDSVPLGLPAPGQFLILGVLNEFILKNPNLESKKDQRELQDVTHKVVEAIGTIAGSSLEQTTWLRRNLEVKPSPQIVVDGTNLETDVEDLMLTVMEASSFTPSVYSVHALTLLAEVLAHLLDMVFYSDEKEKVIPLLVNIMHYVVPYLRNHSAHNAPSYRACIQLLSSLSGYQYTRRAWKKEAFDLFMDHTFFQMDSSCVSHWRAIIDHLMTHDKTTFRDLMTRVAVAQSSSLSLFTNRDAELEQRAMLLKRLAFTIYSSEVDQYQKYLPDIQERLVESLRLPQVPILHAQVFLFFRVLLLRMSPQHLTSLWPTMITELVQVFLLMEQELTADEDISRTSGPSVAGLETTYSGGNGFSTSYNSQRWLNLYLSACKLLDLALALPPESLPQFQMYRWAFIPEASDDSGMEVRRQGTHQREFKPYVVRLVKLLRKRAKKNPEEDCSTRTLSWEPGHLMLTLYVIRSMEQLLPFFNLLSQVFNSKASSRSGPAFSHNPADGSFPSHKEGHKLESQKVFWSRARQNIEEMVEKDFLEGLIKT; encoded by the exons ATGACAGGCCCCCGCAGCACTCGACAGAGCAACCCGGAGGAGCACGCCAGCCACTACTTCAACACCTTCTCCAAGGACATGCTGGTCCAG GCTATGGTGGGGATCTTGCAGGGCAAAGCCCGAGGCGGAGAAGAGGAGAGCATTCTCATGCATGACCTTAAGCCATTCCGCATCCTGATCAGCCTGCTGGACAAACCAGAGCTAG GGCCAGCCATCCTAGAGGATGTTCTGATCGAGGTGTTTCGGACTCTTCACACACAGTGCAGAACAGAGTTGGACCTCCAAAACCAGAGTCCATTCAGTAAAGATCATACACAACTCAGCAG TAAACTACGAGAGAACAAGAAGACAGCCGAGCTGATTAAAACGGCCAATCTGCTCTTCAACTCGTTTGAGCCATACTACATGTGGGACTACATCGCTCGCTGGTTTGAGGAGTGCTGCAG GAGGACGGTGAACGGCAGCACACGTGCAGCACGGCATGCTGGGAGCTCAGATCCCCCTGAGCTCTCTTTGGTGGAGTTCTGTCAGCTGGTTGATTTTCTGCTGGATATTGTTTCCTTG CCTACTAGAAGCATGAGGGTAATCTGCCAG GAGACGTACATAGAAATCCAGACAGAGCACCTCCCTCAGCTGCTGTTGCGGATGGTTGCGGCCCTGACCTGTCACCTGCAAGCGCTGGGCCTCGGGGAGCTCACCCACTGCCTTCGCCTGTGCTCCAAGATCCTCAGCAAAGTGCAGCCTCCTCTCGTGTCGCCCCTGGCCCTGCCCCCGGGCCCCCAGGCTCAGGGCCTCTCCAACTCCACCGGAAACTCCTCAAAGTCGGCCAAGGACAAAAGCAGAGACACGGAGGACAAACGG ACTCCTGAAGTACCTGGGAATGGGGAAGTATTCGAAGAAGGGGAAAATCCTCCCAGCGGCCGTTCTTCTGAAAGTGGCTTCACAGACTTCGTCCAGTACCAGGAAGACGGCCCCGAGGAGACGGAGCGAGTCCCTCACCCCCACCACGCGCTCAAAACAGGCCGTCGCTCGTCGGGCCCTGGCCAGACCAAGCCTTTGGACAAACCGGTCATGCAGTGCTGCCTGGAGCACTTCCAGCAGTTTCTGTCTCGCCTCATCACCTTGTACATTGTCCCGGGGAATTTAGACAAGGCTCAGGGTCAAAGAGGGGAGGTCGTGCACGCGGGGTTGCTCGTTTCCGAAGGTCCCCAGCACAGTGATCATGCGGAGTCGTGCACAGAATCTGGAATAGTCCAGAGAGAGTGTGTTGCCGCTTTCACTGCGGCCTGCCAGCTCTTCCTGGAATGCTCCAGTTTCCCCGTCTACATCGCGGAGGGCAACCTCAAGTCCTCACCCGCACAGGAAGAGCAGTCTG GCAGCGAGCTGGTCCGGCTGCCAGTGTGGCTGCAGACACTGATGGACGCCTGTTGCCTGGCCTGCGACTTCAGCCTCCAGGGCGTGGCCATCTCCCTGGTCATGGACCTCGTGGGACTCGCCCAGtccgttgccatggtgacggCCGAGAGCGTGGCCTCCGGCGGCGGCTCTGAGTCCGCCCAGCCCATGAGCCCCAGCCAGGGTCGAGTGGCTGTAGTCATCAGGCCACCACTTACTCAGGGAATCCTAAAATACATTGCTGACAAGACAGACTTCTTCAAG AGCGTGGCTTTGATTTTGTGGGACCAGCTGAGTGAAAGAacacctcagcaccatcagcgCAGCGTGGAGCTCTTCTACCAGCTCCACAACCTGGTTCCTTCCTCCAGCATCTGTGAGGATGTCATCAGCCAGCAACTCATGCACAGGGACAAG agAATTCATCTGGAGGCCCATGTAAAGTTCTCTGTGCTGTGGCATTTAACACGTGATCTGAACATCACCAAGTCTTCTCCTTTCACTCGCACATTTGATCG ATCTCTTTTCATCATGCTGGACAGCCTCAGTTATTGGGACCCGTGTACCAGCGCAGTCGGTCGGGCTTGGCTGAATCAGGTCCTCCAAAGACATGACATCGCGCGTGTCCTcgagcctctcctcctccttctgcttcacCCCAAGACCCACCGAGTATCTATTCAGAGGGTACAAGCGCAGCGCCACTGGGCCCAGGCCTTTCCTGACCCGTCTGAGCAGGAGCCATCAGAACCCATGTACACCAGAGACTCCGGCTTCTCAGACA aCTACAGTCTGATCCAAGGTGAAAGGGTTGGACAAGGGGAGCTCCGAGGCCTAGCAGTGGGCGAAATGGAGCCGTTCTGTCTGACTGTCAACCCCTTGAGTGACAGCCTGTCTATTCTGAGCCTGAGCAGCGAGAACTTGCAGCTGGCCGGCGAATATCAGCCTGCTGACGACCAACAGGTTGAGCCCCAGAGCTCAGAGTCCAGTGGTTCCCATTCATCTACAGTGGAAAACGGCAGCTTTGAGGAAACCGAGGGTGTCAACAGCACTGTGAACAGCTCAGACAGACCGCCTGGCTACTCAGACGACACATCTGAGGACTCTGTGGAGGAAGTCGTGTCCTGTGTTATGAAAGAGCTCGTAGACAGAGTTCTGACTTTAGTCGATGAGGCGTCACTTGAAGTCTCATCTCCACCTGAAAATTGGGCGGACACCGACAGCACTTCCTCAGACACGTCCACCGGCCCTCGTCTGGACCCTGACCCTCCTCCCAGCTCTAACCACCAGACCCTGCCAGAGATGTTAGCCGGAGGCACACTGGAGTTCTTCTCTGTCACCCCGGCTGACATGTCGGCCGACGAGCAGCACAAAGACGGCATCACTCGGCACAGTTCGTCGCCTTCCATCGTCACTTTGCCGGACAGCTCCGATCCAGCCACCCCGGACCACAACCTGCAAGTGGACGACTCTCAGGCCCGCAAACGTAGCCATAGCAGCACCCAGCTCAGCCTTAAAGGGAAGATCATGGAGAGGCTGGCGGACAAATCTCCGGGGGCAAAGCCCAAGACCAAGAAGGCGaaaaggaaacaggaggagaggcagagaaaggctGCAATTCAAGCCGACAAACTGCGTCCACCCAGTATTTTCTTTGGGGACAGTCTGGATCTGGAGAACTGGTACAGCTGTGGAGAAGGTGAGGTGTCGGAGATTGAGAGTGACGTTGGCTCGCCCGTCGGGGGCTCCGGCGGGGCCGTCGGGGGTGTCGGCGTTACAGGACGCAGGTTGTCGTCTGCCCCTCCCCGTTTCAACATCCATCCCCTCTACCAGCACGTCCTGCTCTACCTCCAACTGTATGACTCCTCCCGGGCCCTCCACGCCCTGTCAGCCATTGCAGCAATGCTAAGAGCCACTCCCTCAGGGTTTGTAAGTGCTATCTCCACCACCAGCATCAACAACACCTACACTCCACAGCTGTCTCTGCTCCAAAACCTCCTAGCCCGCCACAGGGTCTCCGTCATGGGCAAAGACTTTTACTGCCCGATTCCCCAGGACTCCCACTCGCATTCATTCCGCAGCGCCATGTACCTAGAGATCATCATCTCGCTCTGTCTCTACTTCCTCAGAAGTTATTACTCTTCACACGTGTCGGCGGGCTCTCAAGACTTGGCAGGGAACCGGGCCATGCAGCTCACCAGTGTCGAAGTCCTCACCCTCCTTTTCACTGAGCTGGCCAAAGTCACGGGGGGCTCAGCTAAGGGCTTTGCAAGCTTCATCAGCGACGTTCTGTCTAAGTGCAAAGTTCAGAAGGTGGTTCTCcactgtctcctctcctccatatTCAGCGCCCAGAAATGGCACGAGCAGCGGGTGGCGGGGGTCAACGTGGCCGCGGTGGAGGAAGGACTCTCAGAGGACAGCGTCATCGACCTGTCGGAGGACCAGATAGACAGCTGCAGCGCCGTTCAGTCTCAGCTGCTCAGGCTGCTGCAGAGTCTGGTTGTGCTCGAGCATAGAGTCCTGGTGCCAGCTGAGGAAGGAGTGGAAGGAGGACCCGTGGGAGGAGCGGCAGGGGGCGGAGGGACGGGAGGCGGCACCGGAGCCGGGTTTGAGATCCTGGGTGCAGAAGTGGAGCACGTCAACCCTCAGCAGCCAATGACGtcgctgcagtacctccacgggcAGCCCATCACAGCGCAGGGTATGTTCCTGTGTGCAGTGATCAGGGCCCTGCATCAGCACCACGCCTGTAAGATGCATCCCCAGTGGATAGGACTCATCACGAGCACCCTGCCTTACATGGGGAGAGTGCTGAGGAGGGTGGTGGCCTCCGTCACTCTGCAGTTGTGCAGGAACCTGGATAATCTTCTCCAGCAGTACCGCTATGAGATCGGGATGACTGACACCAG ACCCCAGTGGATGGCTCTCTGCATCCCTCCTGACCTGATTTTGACTGTGCTAGAGGGTGTGACAGCCATCATCCATTACTGCCTGCTGGATCCCACTTCCCAGTATCACCAG TTACAAGTCAGTGTTGACCAGAAGCACCTTGCTGAGGCTCGTTCAGGaatcctctccatcctccacacCATCATGTCTTCAGTCACCCTGCTGTGGAGCGTCCTCCACCAGGCTGACAACTCTGACCGgccagctgctgcctccgctGCCTCCACTTCCAACATCAACCTGGGCTCCACTAAG AACCTCCGTCAGCAGATCCTGGAGCTCCTGGGTCCCATCTCTATGAACCACGGTGCTCATTTTATGGCAGCAATAGCTTACGTTTGGAATGAAAGGAAACAGGTCAAGACTCCAGTCAGAAATAAG GTGATTCCCGTAGCCAGtgaggagcagctgctgctggttgaGCTGGTTCGCTCGGTGAGCGCCATGCGCACTGAGACTGTTATACAGACGGTGAAAGAGGTCCTGAAGCAGCCGCCAGCCATCGCGAAAGACAAG AAGCACCTTTCTTTGGAGGTCTGCATGCTCCAGTTCTTCTACGCCTACGTCCAGAG GATCCCTGTGTCCAGCTTAGTTGATAGCTGGCCTTCTCTGCTGGCTCTGCTGAAGGACTCTGTACCGTTAGGCCTCCCCGCCCCGGGACAGTTTCTCATACTGGG AGTTCTGAATGAGTTTATTCTGAAGAACCCGAACCTGGAGAGTAAGAAGGACCAGCGAGAGCTGCAG GATGTGACCCATAAAGTGGTGGAGGCCATCGGGACCATTGCAGGCTCATCATTGGAGCAAACCACATGGCTGAGGAGAAACCTCGAGGTGAAGCCTTCTCCTCAGATAGTGGTGGATGGTACCAACCTGGAAACTGATGTAGAAG atTTGATGCTCACAGTGATGGAAGCCTCCAGCTTCACTCCATCAGTGTACAGCGTTCACGCCCTCACCCTGCTGGCCGAG GTGCTGGCCCATCTCTTGGACATGGTGTTCTACAGTGATGAGAAGGAGAAGGTCATCCCACTGCTGGTTAATATCATGCACTATGTAGTGCCCTACCTCCGCAACCACAG TGCTCATAACGCCCCCAGCTACCGGGCTTGTATTCAACTATTAAGCAGTCTAAGTGGGTACCAGTACACCCGGCGCGCATGGAAGAAGGAGGCCTTTGACCTCTTCATGGACCACACCTTCTTCCAGATGGACTCCTCCTGCGTCAGCCA CTGGAGAGCGATCATTGACCACCTGATGACTCACGATAAGACCACATTCAGAGACCTCATGA CCCGGGTGGCCGTAGCCCAGAGCAGCTCTCTGAGTCTGTTCACCAACAGAGATGCTGAGCTGGAACAGAGAGCCATGCTGCTGAAACGCCTCGCCTTTACCATCTACAGCAGCGAAGTCGACCAGTACCAGAAATACCTGCCAGACATACAAG agcGTCTGGTGGAGAGCCTGCGTCTGCCTCAGGTGCCCATCCTTCATGCTCAGGTGTTCCTGTTCTtcagagtgctgctgctgcgcaTGTCACCTCAACACCTCACCTCACTGTGGCCCACCATGATCACTGAGTTG GTTCAAGTGTTTCTACTGATGGAGCAGGAGCTAACAGCAGATGAGGACATATCCAG GACGTCGGGGCCATCTGTGGCTGGGTTGGAGACAACCTACTCTGGAGGGAACGGTTTCTCCACCTCCTACAACAGCCAGCGCTGGCTCAACCTCTATCTATCCGCCTGCAAGCTCCTGGATCTGGCCTTGGCCCTGCCTCCTGAGAGTCTGCCTCAGTTCCAGAT GTACCGCTGGGCCTTCATCCCAGAGGCTTCAGATGATTCAGGGATGGAAGTGAGACGTCaggggactcatcagagagagTTTAAGCCCTACGTTGTTCGACTGGTCAAACTGCTGAGGAAACGAGCCAAG AAAAACCCAGAGGAGGACTGCTCCACCCGAACCCTGTCCTGGGAGCCAGGCCACCTCATGCTGACCCTCTACGTTATCCGCAGCATGGAGCAGCTGCTTCCCTTCTTCAACCTGCTCAGCCAGGTGTTCAACAGCAAGGCCAGCAGCCGCTCAGGTCCGGCCTTCAGCCACAACCCCGCCGACGGCTCGTTCCCCAGCCACAAGGAGGGCCACAAGCTGGAGAGCCAAAAGGTCTTTTGGAGTCGAGCACGACAGAACATCGAGGAGATGGTGGAAAAGGACTTTCTAGAGGGTCTTATCAAGACGTGA